AAAACTTTCCACTTTCCACACGGACGCAAACGACTTGGCATCAACGCGCACGTTTGCTTCCACACCATAACCGACTGTTCACACCCGAGTTACAAGTCTGACCCCAAAACCTCATTTGAGACCCAAACTCAGGGTCGACACCCCCGTTTAAGCCCTCACCTTTGTTCAAGACCCCACCCGTGGCTGCAAACACTCGTTTGCAACCTCGTTTGAAAGGACAACTCGGGTATGAAGTCCGATTTTTGAAACCCGAACCCCAATCGAAAGGCAAACCTCGTTTGAAACCATCAtccaaacatgcaaacttaaaCTCTGGTGACAACAAAATGACGCTTAGGTaggaggaagaaaaataaaaacaactccACGTCGGCTGCTTTGCTTCCCAATAAACACCCTCATCGCGAACCAGGTCTGAAACTGATGAATCACCTCAACGCGGAGTCATGTTCTTCATTTGTCCGTTTACGCAAGGATGCCGAGTCATGTTATTTCCGTGAAGTTTTGCCTTCTCAAGAGTCTCTTCGGGTTTCGGGCCGCCAAAAAGCGCCACTGACGCCGCGCGTTGTGCTTCCGTCAAGCCAAAGCCAGAAAGGCGGCGGAGAAGGAGGCCAAGGCCAAGAAACAGAGGACGCCCAAGCCCACCAAGAAGCCCAAAGGTCCCAAACCCACCAAGAAACCCAAACAGCCCAAAGCCACCAAGAAGCCCAAAGCGCCCAAAAAACCCAAAGCCTCGGCGACCGCGTCCGCGACCGCCGCTGCCACGGCGCCGCCGGACACCAAACCGCTGACTCAACCCAGCACAGCCGCGAGTACGTCCGGCTTTTCTTTCCATATTCAAACGGGAGCCGGCGGCGGCAAGCAAACAAATGATTCGCTCCTTCTCGTCTTCACAGCGACCAGACGAGCGGCCGCCGTGCAGCCCGAGTGGGAGGAGCCAGAAGAACCGGACCTGGTCAGGAGGGTTCCAGGTTTGTGGCTCACTACGATgttgaaatgtcaaaaaaaacaaacaaacaaacaaacaaaaacacagatattgATTTGGAAATGCAGTCTGTGCGGTTTTTGCTGGTCCCGTGTGGCCAAAAGTGGAAGTCCACTTTCATCATCCTGAACTTTCAGCGCCAATCACTCGTTTCCCAAATGGTGGCGGACCACAGAAAAAGTCAACACGTCGTTTCACTCTGGACAATTGAGGGTTCTTTTTTGGGAGTTagatttgatcttttttttttcttttgatttttacgAAGACAAAAAGGGGGCGACCACTCCGGAGGTCATCGTGTACATACCAGGTACTTGCCCGCGTCCGGCGTTCACGCCGCCAACCGCCGCCGAGATTCTTTCCAGAAATGTTTGCCGGTGTTGCAGACGAGATCACCGACGCCCCCTTCCCGGTGCCCTGGTACGAAGAGTACGACTACGACGACCGTACGTCGGCCGCCGGGAGCGACGCGTCGGCCGAGGTCCGGCCGCGACTCCTTCCCGTCACCCCTTCTGATTCTTTTTCCACACAGTTGccaagaagaagcaagaagaagaagaggagcaaGCACGCAAGGAAAAGGCGGAAAAGGCGGCAAAAGGTCAGGACTGCTCGACACCGCAAGGAGACTGACAACATTGCAGCCGGCAGTTTTGGGCAAACGTCTTTGTTTTATGGTTCCGACGAAGCCGAGCGTCAAAGGAAGaaatgggaggaggaggaagaggaacgACTCAAAAACGTCTCGCAGCCCCCGGAACCCAAAAGTAAGACAACAAAAATATGGAGCTACGGCGGTCGACATGCGTGCGGGTGTCTCGCAACTCTCCCCCTTTTGTCTGCTACGTCCAGAATGTCCTCCTCTGGGTTTGGAGTCCCACCGCGTGGAAGACGACCAACTGCTGGCCTCCTCGCAGTCTCAACACGGATTCGCCGTTCAGAGGGGAAGACTCAACATGCAGGTAACGCCACACTGGGCCGCCCATTTCGACCGCGCTGGAACACGGCGCCGCCGCGGACTTGACCTCATTGGACTGCCCGAAATCACCAAACCTCCAGACTACAACTGGGATAGACCAGGACAAACCCACGGGAACGACTGGAATGACAGTCCTGCAAGGACGGGACCAACACTGAACAGGTTCATCAGATTACACCAGACTATCAGACCAAACTTGATATTATTGAACCCCACTGGACCATCGGACCACAGTGGACTACCAGAACCCCGTGAAATGACGAGTAGACCGGTCCGCACGAGAGCGTAACCTCACTGAAATGGACTGGACCTTCAGACCATACGAGACTGGACCATCAGATTACGCAAGATCTTCAGACCACACTGGACCATCAGACCACAATAACCCGGTTATATAACTAGAGGACCGGCCCCCGCTTCATCGCGAGATTATAATGGACTGAATTGGATTCCCACACCAGTCTAAGGTTAACCAGCCTAACCATACTCCTCTGGACTACCAGATTAGACCAGACAGCACAGGACTTTATTGGACTTCACTGGACAATAACACAACAGTGGACTACCAGATCCCAAAAGAGTGAATCGAACAGCAGACGACAGTCAACTTATCTCCCCTACTAGACCGTCCGAAACTGAACAGGACTTCCAGCGCGTACTAAACTGGCCCACCAAATGGTAAACGGACTGCACTTATATCGTATTTTATCGACACTGTTAGAGTGGCCGGAGGACTTCAAGACTTGCATTCACCCACACATTCATACACTCACAGGCGGCTGCTGCCAGGGAAGGCACAAACCAGGGTTCAGTGTCTTTGTCCAATGATACTTCAACTTGCAGACGGTCGGAGCCGGGATTCAAACTAGTCCCCCTTCGTTCACTCCATCAAGTGAACCACGGTTGGCCAGACCACCGCGGACAAAAGGCTTTCTGGACTACAGTGAACTCTCAAACCAAAGATGACTGGAACACCAGTCCACACTTGACAAACCAGACTACaatgaactgaactgaacttgACCTGACTTGACTTTCAGACCGCACTAGACTGGAGCACCACATTGCACTGAATGTTTAGATCACAATGGACTTCACTAGACCATCAGACCACAGCCCAGCATCAAACCACACTGGATACcaaaaccaaataaaacaaGTGGAAGACCAGTCCACCCTTCACCACCGGACGACAATGGACTAAACTGGACGGGACCTCCAAGACTGGCCCGCTGGATTACGCTAGACCTTACTGGACCACACCGTACTTGCAGACTCCACAGTTGCCAGTAGCAGACTTGATTAATGCTCGTCGTCCGTCCAGGGTTCCAGCAACGATGAAGATCTTTACGGGGGCGCGTGGTGCGCCGAGCCCGAGGAGATCAACAGCTGGTTTGAGGTGGATGCTCGACGGGAGGTGGAGTTCTCGGGGGTCATCACGCAAGGAAGGAACTCTGAGCTATTGTGAGCCTCTCGAACACTTTTTCAGCCTCAACGTGGAACATACATTAAAATGTGCCCATGTAGAGTAAAGCCCTGTTGGTCAGGGGGACCACATTCCAGAGCCAAGACGAAAAAAGCTGCGGTATGTGTGCTGTCTTGCAGTGAGGACTTTGTGTCGTCCTACTTTGTGGCCTTCAGCAACGACAGTCGCGACTGGACAATTCTTCACGACGGCTACGCCGAGTGGGTGAGTAGCGGGACGCCCACCTGAGGTCTTACACCGGAAAAGAGACCGACCACTGAAACAAAGATCGCCTTCCAGTTGTTCTACGGGAACGTGGACAGAGACACGCCGGTTCTGAACCAGTTTTCCTGGCCGGTGGTCGCGCGCTACGTCCGAATCCTTCCGCAGAGCTGGAACGGAAGCTTGTGTCTCCGGGCCGAGATTCTGGCATGTCCGCTTCCAAGTCAGTATGACGGGaacattgcacacacacacgtcacacAGCAGCATCGGGCTTCACTTCCCAACAGAAGAGACTGATCCAAAACCACGTCAGATAGTTGAAGCTGCAAATCCCGCTGTTTCCATTTTCCAGGGAGCCACCGCAGCGAAAACGAAGTGAGGTCTTCTGACGAGCTTGACTTCCGACACCACAACTACAAGGATATGAGACAGGTCGCTTACACGAAATGTTCTAGCTGAACAAAAAGATGAAAGCAGAAAGCTGCTCAACGTGACCtggcaccaaaaacaaaaaaaaaaaaccccaaaaccttTTCATGTGAAAACCTGCGACCTTCCAATGTAGGCTGGAATGTCGACAGAACGGACTGAGCGGGGCGTCGTCCGATAGAACCGATGGTTTGTTCCAATTGTTCTAGCACTTTTTGGAGCACTCGTGTGACCATCTTGTGGCCTAAAATGCCAAATGACAGAATTTAAACACCAGTTCTGATTGAACCAGGACAGCTATTGGTCCATTCCTGGATCCTCGCTTCCTACTTGTCAAATAAAAGTCGCCTTTTACATTCACCTTGAAGCCTGACCCAAAGACCACTACGCTCAACCTTTTCAGGAGTAGCGTACTGTACAATATGTCTTAACCTGCTCCAGATGATGAAGGTGATAAACGAGGAGTGTCCCAACATCACCCGAATTTACAACATCGGTAAGAGCTCTCAGGGCCTGAAGATGTACGCCATGGAAATCTCCGACAACCCGGGGGAGCACGAGCTGGGTAAGGGAACATTAACAAAACGAGGTCACGCAgggttttgctttgctttggtttggtttttgtcCAGGTGAGCCAGAATTCCGATACACGGCGGGTCTCCACGGTAACGAGGTGCTGGGCCGGGAGCTCCTCCTTCTACTGATGCAGTTTTTGTGCACGGAGTACAAAGACGGAAACCCTCGAGTGCGCCGCCTGGTGGACGGAGTGAGGATCCACCTGGTGCCGTCCCTCAACCCCGACGCATACGAGCTGGCCTTCGAGGCGGTACGACCGGACCAAGGCAAACGGCCCAGCTTCGGTTTTTCAGTCGAGACTTGATTGTCTGTCACTCGTGATTTTGCCCTTCAGGGATCAGAGATGGGCAATTGGGTTCTGGGCCACTGGACTGAGGAGGGTTACGACATTTTCCAGAACTTCCCGGATCTCAACAGCATTTTGTGGGGAGCGGAAGACCGCGGCTGGGTGCCGCGCTTTGTACCCAACCATCACATTCCCATGCCAGAGAACTTCCTCAACGGATCCGTGAGTTGGATGGGGTTCGGGTCGCCATCGGTGGCTGGGCCTTCTGTGGGAAGTCACCCGACTAAAACCGTCATAATTATCGAGCACGGTTGAAAATCAATCAATGTTCTTCTCGCAACGTGAGATTCAGAAAATAAACCCACCTGAAACGTCAGCCGGTCGTTTCTCGCCTTCAGATGGCTGTGGAGACCAAAGCCATCATTTCCTGGATGGAGCGCACCCCCTTCGTGCTGGGGGCGAACTTGCAAGGCGGGGAGAAACTGGTCACGTACCCTTTTGACATGCAGCGGCCGCAGATTTCGGTAAGCCTCGAGTCTCGCCcgattgcatttgaaaatcgGCATCTTGAAGATTGCGTGCCAGTCGCTTTACCGTCAGCAAAGTGGCGACTCCGCTTGCTTGAGCAACATTCCCTTCACTCCTTGCCTGAGTAAAACTTGTTAAGTTTAAGACTTGTGACTGGCACGGGCTGCAAAAGAGAGCGCTAACATAGCCTCGGTATCCCGCCGACTACCTTTGTCCAAGTTGAGCGACAGCCGGCGCTGGAACGCCAACGACGAGATGAGCGAGGACACCTGGgcccggatccagcgtcagaacgAGGGCGCCCTGCGCGAAACGCCAGACGAGGTCATGTTCCGCTGGCTGGCCATGTCGTACGCCCACAGTCACCTGAGCATGACCGAGGTCCAGCGCGGATCCTGCCACGGCGACGACGTCACCAGGGGCCAGGGCGTCACCAATGGCGCCGGCTGGAAGCCCATCGTGGGCAGTAAGTGTCCGGGGAGATTTTCACACGAGCTTGGGTAGCACACAGGTTACTTTCTGCCTGTGTACGTCCAGGAGGCTTTTTCACGCCACATTTTTGGCCGTGGATCCTGACTGTATTTATCAACGTCTCTGATGCCCCGACCTCACGTGGACGTGGTTAAAATAAGGGTCTCCGAATTCTGGACACCGCACCGCTGGTTCGAAAGAAGCCCTTGACGCCATCCAACTAGAAAGGCAGAGGAGCAGTTTTGCACCGTCACTTATCGAGGTCCTGCCTGACCCATCTAGCCCAAATACCTCATTCCATGGGAAAAGTGGCTcctgtgaagccatttttgccGGCAAGCCGGTGAACGAGCACTTCCAAAATTTGTCATTTGGCCAGCCGCACCCGGCACCGACCATTCAAATAATGGCCCTCGTGAAAAGTCGATAACCAAGAGTCCAGTCCTCTCCGTTGAACGCGTCGAGATTTTTAACACGAGCGTCGGCCTCGCCTTCGCAGGCATGAATGACTTCAGCTACCTGCACACCAACTGCTTTGAGATCTCCGTCTTCCTGGGCTGCGACAAGTTCCCGCACGAGAGCGAACTTCCTGTGGAGTGGGAGAACAACCGTGAGGCTTTGCTGTCCTTCATCGAGCAGGTGAGGGCCGCGGTGACGGCTCCGGCTCGATcgaagggggagggagggagggagggagggagggacggaCCGACGACTTTTGGCCTGTCTCTTGTGCCCAGGTGCATCGTGGGATAAAAGGGGTGGTCaaagatgtggaaggaaacgcCCTTGCCAACGCCACCATATCAGTGGAGGGGATACGCCATGACATCATCACCGGTATTGCCTgtcatacttccttgacaccagtACTACCATCTGAAGGCATTACGGATAAATCTAGATGAGAGATAGCCGCAAGTAGGTGACTTGTTCAAAACGGGctaagaggggggggggggggggcaaaaaaaaacaaaaacaaaaaaaaaccattcaacTATACACTGGGCAAAAACGTTCCCAATAGAGATGTGCTACCTTGTGGGATTTTGGGGGTATTTCACGGCGCAAACTAAGCAAAACCCCGACACAGGTGCAACGTTGTCGTGAACTGCGGAAAGGTTGGCGTCCGCTGCATTATCGTGTTTGAATGGGAAGCAACGCCGACATTTGTTTCTGGCGACAGCCTCGGGCGGCGACTACTGGCGGCTTCTGAATCCCGGCGAGTACCGCGTGACGGCCAAGGCGGACGGCTACACGTCCGAGACCCGCCTGTGCGTGGTGGGCTACGATTCCGGCGCCACCTCCTGCAGCTTCACCTTGGCCAAGTCCAACTGGGACCGCATCAAGGAGATCCTGGCGCTTAACGGCAACCGCCCCATCCGGGTAGTCCCCAAGGCCGGCGAAGGCAAGCCCACCCCCCACGGCGCCACAGCGGCCAGCGCACTGTCCCCGGAAGAGCAGCACGCCGCCGCCCAGCGAGCGGAACGACTCCGTCGGCTGCGGATCCTGCGACTGCGCCGGCTGCGCCTGCAGAAGCACCGCGGCAGACTCCCGACAACGCCCGCgacaaccaccaccacccccgcgacaaccaccaccaccgccgccgccacgACGACACGGAAAGCCCAGACCACCACTTCCTGGTACGATTCCTGGTTCCCCGTGGACAACTTGCCCACCGAGAACCCCTTTGACAGCATCATCTTTGACTCGGTGCCCACTGAGGACTACCCATTTCACTTCACCATCGACTGACACGAGCGGGAAGGTCCTGAGAGACCGCCAAAGACACACCCGCACCTTAAAAACCACCCAGGAGAGCCAGGGGTTGACTGAACGGAACAAATGGCACCAAATGAGAACCGTCACAGACGCGCAGAGTAAACCATCCAACTAAAGTCTCCGCCAGCTCCTGATGTCACTCACCAGGCCGCCCCCCCTTAAATGCACATATCCAAAAACACACTGTACAGTAATTACCCTTGATAAAACCAGttgaggtttgtttttttttatacatattatTACGTTTTTATAGGTCACAGTgccattttctttattaaaaaggCGTAACAAAGACAATTGTGTTGGTTTTCGGAACAAATTGTTGCCACTTCCATTCATTTCTTTGGGGAAAATTGCTTTGGTGTATACAAGGAAGCCAAATTATGACAAGTGAACGAGTCAAGTCaaatattcaggacctaaaggcgagtttttattttccatctggGAGAAAAACGCAAATAAAACTGCGATGAAGATTGCAGACGGCCGCTGTTCCACTTGACTTGCTTTGAATGTGAACGGCTTCAGTGAGGGGCAAAAAGGATTCGGGGATACAAAGACGTTTTTATCAGGAATGGAAAGGtacagaaatacaaaaatgttttgcttttgcaGGAAGTGGAAGTCAACGTAAGTCAATTGGTTTGATTTGCATATTTGGATCATTTTGTCTGGCTGGGCCTTTTGTGCGTCCTCCTTTTGGTGAAGCGGAAATTCCTCAGTGGGTTCTTTCCCTTCAAgaagttccaaaaaaaaaagagagaaataaaCAACCAACAGGAAATGCCTCCGCTCACCCCGGTCGGTGTCTAACCTTGAAGCTGCGTTTGGCGACCCCGTGCGCTTTGGGGTTTTGGTTGGGCctgttcctcctcctccgatTGGACAGAGGGTTGATCACGCCCCTCAGAGCGTCGGGAACTGCGCCGGTTCACAACGCAAACTTTTAGCCACCGAGCACCAGAAGAAGCTCCCAAAACGACTCACTGAGGTATTCGGGGACATTCTTCAGGTGCGGTTTGATGACTGCAGGGTGAAGGTCTTGGTCGTGCCTGAGCAGCTGCAAGTCCCTCGGGTTGTCTTCGAAATACGTCTGATTGAGCAAGCAGAGGCGACCAATCAGCAGAATCCATCTTTTGAGCCCAGCACGCGTGTGAAGCTCACCTTCAGCTTTTCGGAATTTAGCAGTTCCAGCTTGATCTCCTTCAGTCGGGCCTCTCTCACCGCCTGCTTGGTGACCGATCGCATCGCATCCTCGTTTTGCGCAACAAATCCAAATTAGCAACATTGCGCGGACAGACAGACGCCAAACACATTTGAAAGTTGATTTCTGGGTGGATTCTTTTTGCCGTCACATGATTTCTGGGGTTCACCAGGGATCTGTTCgcagttgttttgatttcttatttggattttttttttggggcagagattttaatagaaaaaacaaaaaagcgcGAATGACTTCTTGGGCTCCTCAAGGATCTATTCTCAGTCCTTCGTAGTTCGAGATTGCATATTTtgcggtttgtttgttttttcagcaccaggatCCATATGAGCAAAAAGAAATCACCAATGCGTACAGTAAATGATTAGTGGAGTCCCTCTGGGTTCTATTCTCAGTGCCTTTTCTCTTTGCCCAAGATGAACCATTGCCCCAGTTTCATGTCAACTGGGCTTCTGGAGGGTTCCATTTTCACTTGCTCACATGTTTCTTACGGCCCAAAAATAGTAGCAAGAAGTGGAATCCACACACAGTGTCAAAGTCTTGTGGGTTTCTCATATAACTCATATTCCCGTTTGTGGCCGGACTTTGCAAAACCGGACGAGACTCACCCTGCATCTGTACCTGAAGCCCTCAACAGCCTCCATCTTAAACTGGAACGGTTTCAGGGAAGATTCTGCGTCATCTGGGAAAAAAACCAAACGAGCAAAGGCTCGCTCCACAGACAAATGTGAAACCGTGAAATCGGACGCGAGGACTCCATTTTACCTCCAGTCAGCGTCTCCTCAACTTCAGAGAGCAAAGCGGTTTCCGTGCGAGCGACGAAGGACAAGGCCGTGCCCGGGTTGTCGGCCCTCGCCGTCCTGAATGAAGAGAGACCATCGAATCTTCCTCCTCCGGACTTGCGGCGCCGACGTTTGCTTTACCTTCCCACCCGATGGATGTACGACTCCACGGTGGCGGGGAAATCAAAGTTGATGACGTTGTTGACGTTTTGGAAGTCGACGCCTCGGGAGGCGCTGTATTCCGTCTCTTTAGCGCTACCAAAACAGCACACGTCACGTCAACACGTGAAGCCTTCAAGCCAAAGACGAGGACTTCCTGTTTGAACGAGGACTCACcttcccgccgccgccgccgtcttcttcttcttcctcttgccTTTCCCCGCGCGCTGCGACGCGGCGGCGGGGTCGGCCAGGCCGTGCTCGTCCGTGGCGATGATGTAGTCGTAGAAACCCTGATTGAACTGCGCGATGATGTGACACCTGACGCAGGAACCACACGCGAGACGGGCAAAATTTTGTCTTTGAA
This DNA window, taken from Syngnathoides biaculeatus isolate LvHL_M chromosome 17, ASM1980259v1, whole genome shotgun sequence, encodes the following:
- the aebp1a gene encoding adipocyte enhancer-binding protein 1 → MRGFLATACLLSMLFGVLLCADEADGGAQVREARRAAERRGPAGDDREDRAAVSDEPAAELEKPKPKKKKTPQEVEAAKARKAAEKEAKAKKQRTPKPTKKPKGPKPTKKPKQPKATKKPKAPKKPKASATASATAAATAPPDTKPLTQPSTAATTRRAAAVQPEWEEPEEPDLVRRVPDKKGATTPEVIVYIPDEITDAPFPVPWYEEYDYDDLAKKKQEEEEEQARKEKAEKAAKAERQRKKWEEEEEERLKNVSQPPEPKKCPPLGLESHRVEDDQLLASSQSQHGFAVQRGRLNMQGSSNDEDLYGGAWCAEPEEINSWFEVDARREVEFSGVITQGRNSELFEDFVSSYFVAFSNDSRDWTILHDGYAEWLFYGNVDRDTPVLNQFSWPVVARYVRILPQSWNGSLCLRAEILACPLPRSHRSENEVRSSDELDFRHHNYKDMRQMMKVINEECPNITRIYNIGKSSQGLKMYAMEISDNPGEHELGEPEFRYTAGLHGNEVLGRELLLLLMQFLCTEYKDGNPRVRRLVDGVRIHLVPSLNPDAYELAFEAGSEMGNWVLGHWTEEGYDIFQNFPDLNSILWGAEDRGWVPRFVPNHHIPMPENFLNGSMAVETKAIISWMERTPFVLGANLQGGEKLVTYPFDMQRPQISLSDSRRWNANDEMSEDTWARIQRQNEGALRETPDEVMFRWLAMSYAHSHLSMTEVQRGSCHGDDVTRGQGVTNGAGWKPIVGSMNDFSYLHTNCFEISVFLGCDKFPHESELPVEWENNREALLSFIEQVHRGIKGVVKDVEGNALANATISVEGIRHDIITASGGDYWRLLNPGEYRVTAKADGYTSETRLCVVGYDSGATSCSFTLAKSNWDRIKEILALNGNRPIRVVPKAGEGKPTPHGATAASALSPEEQHAAAQRAERLRRLRILRLRRLRLQKHRGRLPTTPATTTTTPATTTTTAAATTTRKAQTTTSWYDSWFPVDNLPTENPFDSIIFDSVPTEDYPFHFTID